One window of Mauremys reevesii isolate NIE-2019 linkage group 4, ASM1616193v1, whole genome shotgun sequence genomic DNA carries:
- the LOC120405351 gene encoding cyclin-dependent kinase 2-interacting protein isoform X2 gives MHLQPRCSPREAEFKAAAKSPAAVAPKRPVLSVSARKIKDNAADWHNLMMKWETLNNNGFTTANKIVNLKIGTQFKDNKLEIECDNIASDCGKLSPSYNEELEMFCAELLGTLENMAKIQLKMEKLCSTTKGICDLETYHYENGDCRTPLFHTWPTTYFYEVSFKLTEMYKKEIRLKQTIVQEIAHTADQDLMMVYLSSWLYQPYIESSSKLLLESMLLETGHRQV, from the exons ATGCACCTCCAGCCCCGTTGCTCACCGAGGGAAGCGGAGTTTAAAGCGG cagcaaagagtcctgctgctgttgctccaaAACGACCTGTCTTATCTGTCAGTGCAAGAAAAATTAAAGATAACGCAGCAGACTGGCATAATTTAATGATGAAATGGGAGACCCTGAATAATAATGGATTTACTACTGCAAACAAAATTGTAAACTTGAAAATTGGCACACA ATTTAAAGATAACAAGCTGGAGATAGAATGTGACAACATTGCGTCTGACTGTGGAAAGCTGTCTCCAAGCTATAATGAAGAACTTGAGATGTTCTGTGCAGAATTGCTTGGGACCTTGGAAAACATG GCAAAAATACAACTGAAAATGGAAAAACTGTGTTCAACTACTAAAGGAATTTGTGACTTAGAAACATATCATTATGAAAATGGAGATTGCAGGACACCACTCTTTCACACATGGCCCACTACGTACTTCT ATGAGGTTTCTTTCAAGCTCACTGAAATGTACAAGAAGGAAATAAGACTTAAACAAACGATTGTGCAAGAGATTGCTCATACAGCTGACCAGGATCTTATGATGGTTTATTTATCGTCTTGGTTGTACCAGCCCTATATTGAGAGCAGCAGCAAACTACTGCTAGAAAGCATGTTGCTGGAAACAGGACATAGACAAGTGTAG
- the LOC120405351 gene encoding cyclin-dependent kinase 2-interacting protein isoform X5, with amino-acid sequence MMKWETLNNNGFTTANKIVNLKIGTQFKDNKLEIECDNIASDCGKLSPSYNEELEMFCAELLGTLENMAKIQLKMEKLCSTTKGICDLETYHYENGDCRTPLFHTWPTTYFYEVSFKLTEMYKKEIRLKQTIVQEIAHTADQDLMMVYLSSWLYQPYIESSSKLLLESMLLETGHRQV; translated from the exons ATGATGAAATGGGAGACCCTGAATAATAATGGATTTACTACTGCAAACAAAATTGTAAACTTGAAAATTGGCACACA ATTTAAAGATAACAAGCTGGAGATAGAATGTGACAACATTGCGTCTGACTGTGGAAAGCTGTCTCCAAGCTATAATGAAGAACTTGAGATGTTCTGTGCAGAATTGCTTGGGACCTTGGAAAACATG GCAAAAATACAACTGAAAATGGAAAAACTGTGTTCAACTACTAAAGGAATTTGTGACTTAGAAACATATCATTATGAAAATGGAGATTGCAGGACACCACTCTTTCACACATGGCCCACTACGTACTTCT ATGAGGTTTCTTTCAAGCTCACTGAAATGTACAAGAAGGAAATAAGACTTAAACAAACGATTGTGCAAGAGATTGCTCATACAGCTGACCAGGATCTTATGATGGTTTATTTATCGTCTTGGTTGTACCAGCCCTATATTGAGAGCAGCAGCAAACTACTGCTAGAAAGCATGTTGCTGGAAACAGGACATAGACAAGTGTAG
- the LOC120405351 gene encoding cyclin-dependent kinase 2-interacting protein isoform X3 produces MAAAKSPAAVAPKRPVLSVSARKIKDNAADWHNLMMKWETLNNNGFTTANKIVNLKIGTQFKDNKLEIECDNIASDCGKLSPSYNEELEMFCAELLGTLENMAKIQLKMEKLCSTTKGICDLETYHYENGDCRTPLFHTWPTTYFYEVSFKLTEMYKKEIRLKQTIVQEIAHTADQDLMMVYLSSWLYQPYIESSSKLLLESMLLETGHRQV; encoded by the exons ATGGCGG cagcaaagagtcctgctgctgttgctccaaAACGACCTGTCTTATCTGTCAGTGCAAGAAAAATTAAAGATAACGCAGCAGACTGGCATAATTTAATGATGAAATGGGAGACCCTGAATAATAATGGATTTACTACTGCAAACAAAATTGTAAACTTGAAAATTGGCACACA ATTTAAAGATAACAAGCTGGAGATAGAATGTGACAACATTGCGTCTGACTGTGGAAAGCTGTCTCCAAGCTATAATGAAGAACTTGAGATGTTCTGTGCAGAATTGCTTGGGACCTTGGAAAACATG GCAAAAATACAACTGAAAATGGAAAAACTGTGTTCAACTACTAAAGGAATTTGTGACTTAGAAACATATCATTATGAAAATGGAGATTGCAGGACACCACTCTTTCACACATGGCCCACTACGTACTTCT ATGAGGTTTCTTTCAAGCTCACTGAAATGTACAAGAAGGAAATAAGACTTAAACAAACGATTGTGCAAGAGATTGCTCATACAGCTGACCAGGATCTTATGATGGTTTATTTATCGTCTTGGTTGTACCAGCCCTATATTGAGAGCAGCAGCAAACTACTGCTAGAAAGCATGTTGCTGGAAACAGGACATAGACAAGTGTAG
- the LOC120405351 gene encoding cyclin-dependent kinase 2-interacting protein isoform X1 yields MVDPVLAPPPFSLRGHVSRAARAFPKSPAAVAPKRPVLSVSARKIKDNAADWHNLMMKWETLNNNGFTTANKIVNLKIGTQFKDNKLEIECDNIASDCGKLSPSYNEELEMFCAELLGTLENMAKIQLKMEKLCSTTKGICDLETYHYENGDCRTPLFHTWPTTYFYEVSFKLTEMYKKEIRLKQTIVQEIAHTADQDLMMVYLSSWLYQPYIESSSKLLLESMLLETGHRQV; encoded by the exons ATGGTAGACCCCGTTCTGGCGCCCCCCCCGTTTTCCCTCCGAGGGCACGTGAGCCGGGCTGCGCGCGCATTTC caaagagtcctgctgctgttgctccaaAACGACCTGTCTTATCTGTCAGTGCAAGAAAAATTAAAGATAACGCAGCAGACTGGCATAATTTAATGATGAAATGGGAGACCCTGAATAATAATGGATTTACTACTGCAAACAAAATTGTAAACTTGAAAATTGGCACACA ATTTAAAGATAACAAGCTGGAGATAGAATGTGACAACATTGCGTCTGACTGTGGAAAGCTGTCTCCAAGCTATAATGAAGAACTTGAGATGTTCTGTGCAGAATTGCTTGGGACCTTGGAAAACATG GCAAAAATACAACTGAAAATGGAAAAACTGTGTTCAACTACTAAAGGAATTTGTGACTTAGAAACATATCATTATGAAAATGGAGATTGCAGGACACCACTCTTTCACACATGGCCCACTACGTACTTCT ATGAGGTTTCTTTCAAGCTCACTGAAATGTACAAGAAGGAAATAAGACTTAAACAAACGATTGTGCAAGAGATTGCTCATACAGCTGACCAGGATCTTATGATGGTTTATTTATCGTCTTGGTTGTACCAGCCCTATATTGAGAGCAGCAGCAAACTACTGCTAGAAAGCATGTTGCTGGAAACAGGACATAGACAAGTGTAG
- the LOC120405351 gene encoding cyclin-dependent kinase 2-interacting protein isoform X4 — protein sequence MAAKSPAAVAPKRPVLSVSARKIKDNAADWHNLMMKWETLNNNGFTTANKIVNLKIGTQFKDNKLEIECDNIASDCGKLSPSYNEELEMFCAELLGTLENMAKIQLKMEKLCSTTKGICDLETYHYENGDCRTPLFHTWPTTYFYEVSFKLTEMYKKEIRLKQTIVQEIAHTADQDLMMVYLSSWLYQPYIESSSKLLLESMLLETGHRQV from the exons ATGGCGG caaagagtcctgctgctgttgctccaaAACGACCTGTCTTATCTGTCAGTGCAAGAAAAATTAAAGATAACGCAGCAGACTGGCATAATTTAATGATGAAATGGGAGACCCTGAATAATAATGGATTTACTACTGCAAACAAAATTGTAAACTTGAAAATTGGCACACA ATTTAAAGATAACAAGCTGGAGATAGAATGTGACAACATTGCGTCTGACTGTGGAAAGCTGTCTCCAAGCTATAATGAAGAACTTGAGATGTTCTGTGCAGAATTGCTTGGGACCTTGGAAAACATG GCAAAAATACAACTGAAAATGGAAAAACTGTGTTCAACTACTAAAGGAATTTGTGACTTAGAAACATATCATTATGAAAATGGAGATTGCAGGACACCACTCTTTCACACATGGCCCACTACGTACTTCT ATGAGGTTTCTTTCAAGCTCACTGAAATGTACAAGAAGGAAATAAGACTTAAACAAACGATTGTGCAAGAGATTGCTCATACAGCTGACCAGGATCTTATGATGGTTTATTTATCGTCTTGGTTGTACCAGCCCTATATTGAGAGCAGCAGCAAACTACTGCTAGAAAGCATGTTGCTGGAAACAGGACATAGACAAGTGTAG